A part of Armatimonadota bacterium genomic DNA contains:
- a CDS encoding pilus assembly protein, translating into MNTWRMNNRGVALVEFALIALLFITLAIGIIDFGLLAKDYLTLGSAAREGARAAALGGAKEEVIAAVRASAPTPNSTENPKVYMWYAEMGANPDWRAYSSPDEIPPELADVQVKVRAEYECNRISGTFFGEDPITLSADEVMRKE; encoded by the coding sequence ATGAACACCTGGCGGATGAACAATCGAGGCGTCGCGCTGGTGGAGTTCGCGCTCATAGCACTGCTCTTCATCACCCTCGCCATTGGAATCATAGATTTCGGACTGCTTGCCAAGGATTACCTGACGCTGGGCAGCGCCGCGCGGGAGGGCGCCAGAGCGGCCGCCCTGGGGGGCGCGAAAGAAGAAGTCATCGCGGCCGTACGCGCGAGCGCGCCGACGCCGAACAGCACCGAGAACCCGAAGGTGTACATGTGGTACGCGGAGATGGGTGCGAACCCTGACTGGAGGGCGTACAGTTCTCCTGACGAAATCCCCCCTGAACTGGCAGACGTGCAGGTCAAGGTACGCGCGGAGTATGAATGCAACCGGATATCGGGGACTTTCTTCGGCGAAGACCCGATCACCCTGAGCGCAGATGAAGTCATGCGAAAGGAATAG
- the cpaB gene encoding Flp pilus assembly protein CpaB: MSMQTRQKTLVIAAVLGVLAAALVWSFLAGQKAQKAESEVQVVVAASNIPRETVVSPADITMRSYAKELVPAGAAISEGMVVGKVTTTDIRADQPILTASLMSKDRLSYVIPPFMRAVTVGLDPVIGVGGFLKPGDRVDVIATFDMNETSFAKTVLQNVSLLAIGSEAVEEGDKLAGDKQTARVQPTATLAVTPTEAERLILAEAKGRLRLTLRSAEDRLVKSARPISVSAVMGVAPTKSARASAPAAAPTGGGSPLIPPAPVGGQQLTPLPGTVQIAPPVKTVTVVRGTKVEETVVPE; encoded by the coding sequence ATGAGTATGCAGACGAGACAGAAGACGCTGGTGATTGCCGCGGTCCTCGGGGTGCTGGCCGCCGCGCTGGTCTGGAGCTTCCTGGCCGGACAGAAGGCGCAGAAGGCCGAATCCGAGGTCCAGGTGGTGGTCGCCGCGAGCAACATCCCCCGCGAGACCGTGGTGTCGCCCGCCGACATCACCATGCGGAGTTACGCCAAGGAACTCGTGCCCGCGGGCGCCGCGATCAGCGAGGGCATGGTGGTCGGCAAGGTCACTACGACCGACATCCGTGCCGACCAGCCGATCCTGACGGCGAGCCTGATGTCCAAGGACCGCCTGTCCTATGTGATCCCGCCGTTCATGCGCGCGGTGACCGTCGGCCTAGACCCGGTGATCGGAGTCGGCGGATTCCTCAAGCCGGGCGACCGCGTGGACGTGATCGCAACGTTCGATATGAACGAGACCTCTTTCGCGAAGACGGTCCTGCAGAACGTCAGCCTTCTCGCGATCGGCTCAGAGGCGGTAGAGGAAGGCGACAAGCTGGCCGGCGACAAGCAGACAGCACGCGTCCAGCCGACCGCCACGCTGGCGGTCACCCCCACCGAGGCTGAGAGGCTGATCCTCGCCGAGGCGAAGGGCAGACTCCGCCTGACGCTGCGATCCGCCGAGGACAGGCTCGTCAAGTCCGCCAGGCCTATCAGCGTCAGCGCTGTAATGGGCGTCGCACCGACGAAGTCCGCGCGCGCATCCGCACCGGCGGCCGCCCCGACCGGAGGCGGCTCGCCACTCATACCCCCGGCGCCGGTCGGCGGACAGCAGCTCACCCCCCTGCCCGGCACGGTGCAGATCGCGCCGCCCGTCAAGACCGTCACCGTCGTGCGCGGCACGAAGGTCGAGGAGACCGTAGTCCCGGAATAG
- a CDS encoding pilus assembly protein N-terminal domain-containing protein, with product MITLLGIVVLCSMVSLAFAAADRLAPEMVLRVGDSEIIECEDARRAAIGDPIVADVVALSTTDILLNAKSPGTTVLYVWDRNGRRLFRVKVVPGEVDMDALCARISSEIGDARVSVRGVGNTVILEGTVNREAESSKAEAIARAVVETMIFQGTSAGAKSQEVRSVSRPEGESFVLEKVVLDKDTSVEAQTGPRVPKVVNLIQIEKAIDEVTALTMEVAAAFRQALNEPDLTVRALPGSVVLVEGKVGTPAEMERINLLIKGYSKEVETDKVAGGAKELVTMINMVKLDSSRARQIMVRAQVVDINKEALKEFGVNWGRILGGNLDDNNWLIGQSGTGPFDLFGGGAIDRLDPIGARIRALEQQDKAKILSQPNLLVLDGREGNILVGGEIPIPVPQTSSTGGGTTITIEYKEYGVRLRVLPEITGDGTLQLQVMPEVSTLSDAGSITINGFDVPALRTRRAETTVSVRDGQSLIIGGLIQNEDSKLVNKIPILGDLPIIGELFKSRRFQNNESELVIIITPQIMQPTATAQG from the coding sequence TTGATAACTCTACTTGGGATAGTCGTGCTGTGCAGCATGGTCTCGCTTGCTTTCGCCGCGGCAGATCGGCTTGCGCCGGAGATGGTGCTCCGCGTCGGTGACAGCGAGATCATCGAGTGCGAGGACGCGAGGCGCGCGGCAATCGGGGATCCGATCGTCGCGGACGTGGTCGCGCTCTCGACGACGGACATCCTGCTCAACGCAAAGTCACCCGGCACGACGGTCCTCTACGTCTGGGACAGGAACGGCAGGCGGCTCTTCCGCGTCAAGGTCGTCCCGGGCGAGGTGGACATGGACGCGCTGTGCGCAAGGATCAGCTCCGAGATAGGCGACGCGCGCGTCTCCGTTCGAGGCGTCGGGAACACAGTGATCCTCGAGGGCACGGTCAACCGCGAGGCCGAGTCGAGCAAGGCGGAGGCGATCGCCCGGGCGGTGGTCGAGACTATGATCTTCCAGGGGACGAGCGCCGGCGCGAAGTCACAAGAGGTCAGGTCGGTCTCCCGTCCCGAAGGCGAATCCTTCGTGCTCGAGAAGGTGGTCTTGGACAAGGACACCTCTGTGGAAGCTCAGACGGGCCCGCGAGTCCCGAAGGTCGTCAACCTGATCCAGATCGAGAAGGCGATAGACGAGGTGACGGCGCTCACGATGGAGGTTGCCGCGGCGTTCCGGCAGGCGCTCAACGAACCCGATCTGACGGTTCGCGCTCTGCCCGGCAGCGTGGTGCTCGTCGAGGGCAAGGTCGGAACTCCCGCCGAGATGGAACGGATCAACCTGCTGATCAAGGGATACAGCAAGGAAGTCGAGACCGACAAGGTGGCGGGCGGCGCGAAGGAACTCGTGACCATGATCAACATGGTGAAGCTCGACAGTTCCCGCGCCCGTCAGATCATGGTCCGCGCGCAGGTCGTGGACATCAACAAGGAAGCTCTGAAGGAGTTCGGCGTCAACTGGGGACGCATCCTCGGCGGCAACCTGGATGACAACAACTGGTTGATCGGCCAGAGCGGCACCGGCCCGTTCGATCTGTTCGGCGGCGGGGCGATTGACCGGCTCGATCCGATCGGCGCGAGGATCCGCGCGCTCGAACAGCAGGACAAGGCGAAGATACTGTCCCAGCCCAACCTGCTGGTGCTCGACGGCCGCGAGGGAAACATACTGGTCGGCGGCGAGATACCGATCCCGGTGCCCCAGACGAGCTCAACCGGCGGCGGGACGACGATCACCATCGAATACAAGGAATACGGCGTGCGGCTGAGGGTTCTTCCCGAGATAACGGGCGACGGCACGCTCCAGCTTCAGGTCATGCCGGAGGTGAGCACGTTGAGCGACGCCGGCTCCATCACGATCAACGGATTCGACGTGCCTGCTCTGCGGACTCGCAGGGCGGAGACGACGGTCAGCGTGCGGGACGGACAGTCGCTCATCATCGGCGGACTGATTCAGAACGAAGACTCGAAGCTGGTCAACAAGATACCGATTCTCGGAGACCTGCCGATCATCGGGGAGTTGTTCAAGAGCCGGAGATTCCAGAACAACGAATCCGAACTCGTAATCATCATCACGCCGCAGATCATGCAGCCCACAGCGACTGCTCAGGGATAG
- a CDS encoding AAA family ATPase has translation MSTRVLVAEYDSAHRDEIARAAASDPGVEIVGLARDGQEAVQLSVMRAPDVAIISDRLPGLTALQTCETLNAVAPQVMPILLSDSRTPEMLETAMRSGARAVVTRPVDAKSLMPVIGSLIEIGSRRDSEEVKELRDPSTFPRVIVVTGAKGGVGKSTVAANLAVVLAKSAPRRVALVDSYTQYGDIATMFHVRPGRPLSELESVASELDATIVRDYVTQHPSGVDILVASTEHQSLDALSAECLENLLYVLRRMYRYIIVDVPPILHAPTLRVLSNANAILVIANLFDVTTATDTKRFFTAIEESKIPRENFGIVLNRVAKSNHINPEDIESLFECGILAKIPNDGRLVSAINEGVPIASSSVNSPFGRSIADLAARVSGQNGYCASRKPAPRSGTKARART, from the coding sequence ATGTCAACCAGAGTACTCGTAGCCGAATACGACTCCGCGCATCGAGATGAAATAGCGCGGGCGGCCGCGTCGGACCCGGGGGTCGAGATCGTCGGTCTGGCGCGGGACGGCCAGGAGGCGGTCCAGCTCTCAGTGATGCGGGCGCCGGACGTGGCGATCATCTCCGACAGGCTGCCGGGTCTGACCGCGCTTCAGACATGCGAGACGCTGAACGCGGTCGCGCCACAGGTGATGCCGATACTGCTGTCGGACTCCAGGACACCCGAAATGCTGGAAACCGCGATGAGGTCCGGCGCGAGAGCAGTCGTCACCAGGCCGGTGGACGCCAAGAGCCTGATGCCCGTCATCGGATCGCTGATCGAGATCGGCAGCCGCCGCGACTCCGAGGAAGTCAAAGAGTTGAGAGACCCCTCGACGTTCCCCCGGGTGATAGTGGTCACAGGGGCGAAGGGAGGGGTCGGCAAGAGCACGGTTGCCGCGAACCTGGCCGTCGTGCTGGCGAAGTCGGCACCGCGCAGAGTCGCACTGGTGGACAGCTACACGCAGTACGGAGACATCGCCACGATGTTCCACGTTCGGCCCGGGCGCCCGCTGTCTGAACTCGAGTCGGTCGCATCCGAACTCGACGCCACGATAGTGCGCGACTATGTGACGCAGCACCCTTCCGGCGTGGACATACTGGTGGCGTCTACGGAGCATCAGTCGCTCGACGCCTTGTCGGCGGAGTGCCTGGAGAACCTGCTCTACGTGCTGCGCCGGATGTACCGCTACATCATCGTGGACGTGCCGCCGATACTGCACGCCCCCACCCTGCGGGTCCTCTCGAACGCAAACGCAATCCTGGTTATCGCCAACCTGTTCGACGTGACCACGGCTACGGACACCAAGCGGTTCTTCACGGCGATCGAGGAGTCAAAGATCCCGAGGGAGAACTTCGGCATCGTGCTGAACCGGGTGGCAAAGAGCAATCACATCAACCCCGAGGACATCGAGAGTCTATTCGAATGCGGGATACTCGCCAAGATCCCGAACGACGGGCGACTCGTCTCCGCTATCAACGAGGGAGTACCGATCGCATCATCGAGCGTGAACTCTCCCTTCGGCCGAAGCATCGCGGACCTCGCTGCCCGGGTGTCAGGCCAGAACGGGTACTGCGCGTCGAGGAAACCCGCACCAAGATCCGGCACGAAGGCCCGTGCGCGGACGTGA
- a CDS encoding CpaF family protein, with protein sequence MNARSLMDLKAQIHERLMDDIDAGELGRIERHALAQEVRRVMADVMTEGAVTLPLRLREQVVSDVIDEVRGYGPIQTLLDDADITEIMVNGANKVYAERNGKVFLTDRVFRDDEHVMRIIGKIVTPLGRRIDESSPMVDARLPDGSRVNAIIAPLSVKGPTLTIRKFSREPYVMEDLVSFGTLNPRMADFLRACVAAKLNMMVSGGTGSGKTTTLNVLSSFVSNDERIVTIEDAAELRLQQEHVVSLESRPPNIEGEGEIPIRMLVRNALRMRPDRIIVGEVRGGEALDMLQAMNTGHDGSLSTAHTNSPRDTLSRLETMALMAGTELPSRAIREQIASAVHLIVHQNRLRDGSRKITHITEVQGMEGEVITLQDIFLFDQRGVDAHGRVLGEHIATGLRPKFVDRLYQQGVELPSDMFNTRTLV encoded by the coding sequence ATGAACGCGCGCAGCTTGATGGATCTGAAGGCTCAGATCCACGAAAGGCTGATGGACGACATTGACGCCGGCGAACTGGGCCGCATCGAGAGGCACGCGCTGGCCCAGGAGGTCCGCCGGGTGATGGCGGATGTCATGACGGAAGGAGCCGTCACGCTCCCACTGCGGCTGCGCGAGCAGGTGGTTTCCGACGTCATAGACGAGGTCCGCGGCTATGGTCCGATTCAGACCCTGCTGGACGACGCCGACATCACCGAGATCATGGTCAACGGGGCCAACAAGGTCTATGCCGAGAGAAACGGCAAGGTGTTCCTGACCGACCGCGTTTTTCGCGACGACGAACATGTGATGCGGATCATAGGCAAAATCGTGACACCGCTCGGCCGCCGCATAGACGAGAGTTCGCCGATGGTGGACGCACGACTCCCGGACGGTTCACGAGTGAACGCGATCATCGCTCCGCTTTCGGTCAAGGGGCCGACGCTGACGATACGCAAGTTCTCCAGGGAGCCCTACGTGATGGAGGACCTGGTGAGCTTCGGCACACTGAACCCCCGGATGGCGGACTTCCTGCGGGCCTGCGTCGCGGCCAAACTCAACATGATGGTCTCCGGCGGCACGGGCAGCGGCAAGACCACCACACTGAACGTTCTCTCATCCTTCGTGTCTAACGACGAGCGCATCGTGACCATAGAGGACGCGGCGGAGCTTCGCCTCCAGCAGGAGCACGTCGTCAGCCTCGAGAGCAGGCCCCCGAACATCGAGGGCGAGGGGGAGATACCGATCCGGATGCTGGTCAGGAACGCCCTCAGGATGCGCCCGGACAGGATCATCGTGGGAGAGGTCCGGGGCGGCGAAGCGCTCGATATGCTCCAGGCAATGAACACCGGCCACGACGGATCACTCAGCACGGCGCACACCAACTCGCCGCGGGACACACTTTCCAGACTCGAAACGATGGCGCTCATGGCCGGCACAGAGCTTCCCTCCCGGGCGATACGAGAGCAGATCGCGTCGGCGGTACATCTGATAGTTCACCAGAACCGCCTCCGGGACGGAAGCAGGAAGATCACCCACATCACCGAGGTTCAGGGCATGGAGGGCGAGGTAATCACGCTCCAAGACATCTTCCTGTTCGACCAGCGGGGAGTTGACGCGCACGGAAGAGTACTGGGCGAGCACATCGCCACCGGTCTCAGGCCGAAGTTCGTGGACCGTCTGTATCAGCAGGGAGTCGAACTTCCCTCGGACATGTTCAACACAAGGACACTCGTATGA
- a CDS encoding type II secretion system F family protein has protein sequence MKFLWATAAFAAVFAAVLLVGILSSRRQKRVSARLKELTGTAVQTAKPRSSDPIQREDAVPILTRLLKGRRITDRVYSELSAAGLPIRPSEFVGILCGCLIVSQLLAFAANKGIIAHLVFGAVAIGLPIAIVRSLQTKRRAAFDAQIVDALITMSASLKSGFALMRAMQMVAQEMPPPISQEFERVVNEVGNGRGTGDALRASVERVGSYDFDLVVTAILIHQRVGGNLSQILDTIADTIRERAKVMGEMKALTAEGRISGLVLVLLPLVLAVFLFGTRPEYMSPLLTDPLGQMMVGAAASLQIIGVLIMRKMLALDF, from the coding sequence ATGAAGTTCCTATGGGCAACTGCGGCCTTTGCGGCCGTGTTCGCAGCCGTACTGCTGGTGGGGATTCTCTCATCGCGACGACAGAAGCGGGTCTCCGCGCGGCTGAAGGAACTCACCGGAACGGCCGTCCAGACCGCCAAGCCTCGGTCCAGTGATCCGATTCAGCGGGAAGACGCGGTCCCGATCCTGACACGACTGCTCAAGGGCAGGCGGATAACCGATCGCGTGTACTCGGAACTGTCGGCCGCGGGACTGCCGATACGCCCGAGCGAGTTCGTCGGGATTCTGTGCGGCTGCCTCATCGTGTCGCAGCTGCTCGCGTTCGCGGCGAACAAGGGCATCATCGCGCACCTGGTCTTCGGAGCAGTCGCCATCGGGCTGCCCATCGCGATAGTCCGATCGCTGCAGACGAAGCGACGTGCCGCGTTCGACGCTCAAATCGTGGACGCCCTGATCACGATGTCGGCGTCGCTGAAATCAGGTTTCGCTCTGATGAGAGCGATGCAGATGGTGGCGCAGGAGATGCCGCCGCCTATCTCGCAGGAGTTCGAGCGAGTCGTGAACGAGGTCGGAAACGGCCGAGGCACGGGCGACGCGCTTCGAGCGTCCGTGGAGAGAGTCGGTAGCTACGACTTCGATCTCGTCGTTACGGCGATACTGATACACCAGCGCGTGGGAGGCAACCTGTCCCAGATCCTGGACACCATAGCCGACACGATCAGGGAGCGCGCGAAGGTCATGGGCGAGATGAAGGCCCTGACCGCCGAGGGGCGCATATCCGGGCTGGTGCTCGTCCTCCTGCCGCTCGTGCTTGCCGTCTTTCTCTTCGGCACACGCCCGGAGTACATGTCGCCGCTGTTGACCGACCCGCTCGGACAGATGATGGTAGGCGCCGCCGCGTCACTGCAGATCATCGGCGTGCTGATCATGCGAAAGATGCTCGCTCTGGACTTCTAG
- a CDS encoding type II secretion system F family protein yields MLVLIVIFTFGCITLLVIGLTTRSERSIVRERLFAQSRGKTSALDSVETEMAEPFRDRVILPFLRRLANFAVRLTPGGASQAVEEKLVTAGRPWNMGAREFMGLRVLSVLSMTLLGVAGVNLLDASALLRIVLIVILAFCGAAIPDYLLESAIRKRQSAVRKVLADSLDLMAVCVEAGIGLDGAMQNVVEKLKSPFSDEMSRVLEEIKVGKVRGDALKDMAKRIHIQEVSSFVAAICQADQLGVSIVNVIRVQCDTLRNVRSQRAREAAAKLPVKLLFPLIFCIFPAIFVVVIGPGVIDIFRNFFLG; encoded by the coding sequence GTGCTTGTGCTCATAGTCATATTCACATTCGGATGCATCACACTGCTGGTGATCGGCCTCACCACCCGATCGGAGCGGAGCATCGTCAGAGAGCGGCTGTTCGCCCAGTCCCGCGGCAAGACGAGCGCCCTCGACTCAGTCGAGACCGAGATGGCCGAACCGTTCCGCGATCGCGTCATCCTGCCTTTCCTGCGCCGTCTCGCCAACTTCGCAGTGCGCCTGACCCCGGGGGGAGCGTCGCAGGCGGTGGAGGAGAAGCTCGTGACCGCCGGAAGGCCCTGGAACATGGGCGCGCGGGAGTTCATGGGCCTCAGGGTGCTGTCCGTCCTCTCCATGACGCTGCTCGGCGTCGCGGGGGTCAATCTCCTCGACGCGTCGGCTCTCCTGCGGATCGTGCTGATCGTCATACTGGCCTTCTGCGGAGCCGCCATCCCGGACTACCTGCTGGAATCGGCGATCAGGAAGCGGCAGTCGGCCGTGCGAAAGGTGCTCGCCGATTCGCTCGACCTCATGGCGGTCTGCGTGGAAGCCGGGATCGGCCTCGACGGCGCTATGCAGAACGTCGTCGAGAAGCTCAAGTCGCCGTTCTCGGACGAGATGTCGCGGGTGCTGGAGGAGATCAAGGTGGGCAAGGTTCGGGGGGATGCCCTGAAGGACATGGCGAAGCGAATCCACATTCAGGAGGTTTCCTCGTTCGTGGCCGCGATCTGCCAGGCCGACCAACTCGGGGTGAGCATCGTGAACGTGATCCGCGTCCAGTGCGACACGCTTCGCAACGTGCGCAGCCAGAGGGCGCGCGAGGCGGCGGCAAAGCTGCCGGTCAAGCTCCTGTTTCCCCTGATATTCTGCATCTTCCCCGCGATCTTCGTCGTGGTCATCGGCCCCGGCGTGATCGACATCTTCAGGAACTTCTTCCTCGGGTAA